A region of Paraburkholderia largidicola DNA encodes the following proteins:
- a CDS encoding aldose 1-epimerase has product MREASLHPSAADPATDLRIDDPSLVVLSSGDTTLVVAPEVGGSIAAYFEVVREPTSQRALHWLRPATRAALAAGDPLRMASFPLFPYCNRIRDARFEFDGRTIDLGGDGNGYAHALHGHAWRRPWRVGARTASSVELHFEHEPDSEKRGDWPFHYRASQRIELRGDALHVTLAAQNLSDSPMPFGMGHHPYYPRTANTVITAHVDQMWHADAHVLPTHLGPHGAVDALRRGMSADAFDLDNNFSGWTRSATIAWPDEARSLTMTADAPFDHMVVFAPANDVQLCVEPVTNTTDCFNANASDGARERTGYRVLQPGETISAGISWKPQRA; this is encoded by the coding sequence ATGCGCGAAGCTTCTCTCCATCCGTCCGCAGCCGATCCCGCCACCGATCTGCGCATCGACGATCCGTCGCTCGTCGTCTTGTCCAGCGGCGATACGACGCTCGTGGTCGCGCCGGAAGTCGGCGGATCGATTGCTGCTTATTTCGAGGTTGTCCGCGAGCCAACGTCGCAACGCGCGCTGCACTGGCTGCGTCCGGCCACGCGCGCAGCGCTCGCCGCTGGCGATCCGCTGCGGATGGCGAGCTTCCCGCTGTTTCCGTATTGCAACCGCATTCGCGATGCGCGCTTCGAGTTCGACGGTCGCACGATCGATCTGGGCGGCGACGGAAACGGCTATGCGCACGCGCTGCACGGCCACGCGTGGCGCCGGCCGTGGCGCGTCGGCGCGCGCACGGCTTCATCGGTCGAACTGCATTTCGAGCATGAGCCGGACAGCGAAAAGCGCGGCGACTGGCCGTTTCACTATCGCGCGAGTCAGCGCATTGAATTGCGGGGCGATGCGCTACACGTGACGCTTGCCGCACAGAACCTGTCGGACAGCCCGATGCCGTTCGGCATGGGCCATCATCCGTACTATCCGCGCACGGCGAACACGGTGATCACCGCGCATGTGGACCAAATGTGGCATGCCGACGCGCATGTGTTGCCGACGCATCTCGGCCCGCATGGCGCGGTCGATGCGCTCAGGCGCGGCATGAGTGCCGATGCCTTCGATCTGGACAATAACTTCAGCGGCTGGACGCGCAGCGCGACGATTGCATGGCCTGACGAAGCGCGCAGCCTGACGATGACCGCCGATGCGCCGTTCGACCATATGGTGGTGTTCGCGCCCGCGAACGATGTGCAGTTGTGCGTCGAGCCCGTCACGAATACGACCGACTGCTTCAACGCGAACGCCAGCGATGGTGCACGAGAGCGCACGGGCTACCGCGTGTTGCAGCCCGGCGAAACGATCAGCGCCGGGATCAGCTGGAAGCCGCAGCGCGCCTGA
- a CDS encoding endonuclease/exonuclease/phosphatase family protein, with protein sequence MRNPEELIRENLDRKDFIAVSWNLHKGRSPLGFQAWQAMQRWVQSVHADAYFLQEAMARRMPGPVLASSFGARLGDIDNDVWHCQATEIADALQLQIALGPNVFKPSWRHGNAILSPHPLDLGGRWDISAHRFERRGLLVARATFGGHAVTLLCAHLALTRQARLRQMNWIAHWISKEAPDGPLVLAGDFNDWRNDSVPLFREHGLEEVATLLGEPGRTFPAFSPALALDKMFVRGMKPVEWIQPAQETAWLSDHLPYMARLRVD encoded by the coding sequence ACCGGAAAGACTTCATCGCCGTGAGCTGGAACCTGCACAAGGGCCGCTCGCCACTCGGCTTCCAGGCATGGCAGGCGATGCAGCGCTGGGTGCAGTCCGTTCATGCCGACGCGTACTTCCTGCAGGAAGCGATGGCGCGCCGGATGCCCGGCCCCGTACTGGCCAGCTCGTTTGGCGCGCGCCTGGGCGACATCGACAACGACGTATGGCATTGTCAGGCGACCGAAATCGCCGACGCGCTGCAGTTGCAGATCGCGCTAGGGCCGAACGTGTTCAAGCCGTCGTGGCGGCATGGCAATGCGATCCTGTCGCCGCATCCGCTCGATCTCGGCGGACGTTGGGACATTTCCGCGCACCGCTTCGAGCGACGCGGCCTGCTCGTTGCGCGCGCGACGTTCGGCGGCCACGCGGTGACGCTGCTGTGCGCGCATCTCGCGCTGACGCGCCAGGCGCGGCTGCGTCAGATGAACTGGATCGCGCACTGGATTTCGAAGGAGGCGCCCGACGGTCCGCTCGTGCTCGCGGGCGACTTCAACGACTGGCGCAACGATTCCGTGCCGCTTTTCCGCGAGCACGGCCTCGAAGAAGTCGCGACGCTGCTCGGCGAGCCGGGGCGCACGTTTCCCGCGTTTTCGCCCGCGCTCGCGCTCGACAAGATGTTCGTGCGCGGCATGAAGCCCGTCGAATGGATCCAGCCGGCGCAAGAGACAGCGTGGCTATCGGATCACCTGCCGTATATGGCGCGGCTGCGCGTCGACTGA